The stretch of DNA GGGTTATTGTCTGGATAAATGGGACGACTTTACTCAATCGGCATTAAAAGCAGGTTATAATGAGGAATACCTGGTAACAACGGGCCTAACCATAAAAAAAGAGGACGGAAAAACCTTTGACCGCTATAAAGGTCGTGTGATTTTTCCCATCCATAGCTTAACTGGTCGAGTTATTGGATTTGGTGGGCGCGTTTTAAAAACAGACAGCAAGACTGCCAAATATGTAAACTCACCAGAGTCGCTGATCTACCATAAAAGTCAAACACTTTATGGGATTTATTTTGCTAAGAATAAGATCCGCGATGAAGGCAACTGTTTTCTTGCTGAAGGTTATACAGATGTAATTTCCCTACATCAATCGGGTATTGAAAACACCGTCGCCTCCTCTGGAACATCCTTAACGGTTGAACAGATCCGTTTAATCAATCGTTTTACGAAAAATGTAACCATTCTTTTCGATGGAGATGCGGCAGGGATCAAAGCTTCCTTAAGAGGCATTGATATGATCCTTGAGGAAGGATTGAATGTTAAGATCGTTCTTTTTCCTGATGGTCATGACCCTGACTCCTTTGTGAAATCAGTAGGTGGAACCGCTTTTCGTGAATATGTTAAGGAAAAGCAACAGGACTTTATTCTCTTTAAAACTTCCATCTTACTCCAAGATGCTCAGAAGGATCCGTTGAAACGGGCTGAAGTTATCCGGGATATTATTGAGAGTATTGCTAAAATTCCGGATACCATAAAAGCGTCAGTCTTTGTTTCCGAAACCAGCCGATTATTGCAAATGGATGAGGCCATTTTAATGGCTGAATTAAATAAGCTGAAACTTAAAGGAGCTAAAAACAAAGAGAAGGAAAAGGAGAAAGAGAGTACGCTGCCTCCATATGATCCCTCCTTTGGTTATCCGCCAGAATTGCATGGTTTAATAGATATTGAACCGGAACCTGAAATCGCTGCCGACAATGATGATCCGCAGGAGCAGGAAATAATTCGCATGTTGATTACCTATGGGAACGAGATCTGGGAAGAGGAAACAACCATCGCTCAGTTTTTGATTGAAGCCATAGATGATATTGAATTTGGAAACCGATTGTTTGCCACAGTTTTTGAAGAAGCAAAGTTTAAATCTGGCGAAGGCGAATTAATCGACGATCGCTTTTTTATTCACCATCCCAATAATCAAATACGTGACCTTGCCGCAACGTTGTTAAGCTCGCCGCATGCACTAAGTGAGAATTGGGAGAAAATGCACGAAATCGAGGTTCCTGACGAACGGACGAAATTAAAACAAGCTATTCTGAGTCCTATCTATCATATTAAAATGCGAAAAGTAATGCGCTTGATAAAGGAAAATCAGGAAAAACTTAAGGATGCCAAAACGGACGACGAGATCATTGAAATTCAAACGATGCACGTTCAACTGAAACAAGTGGAAAAATCCATTGCCTCAGAATTAGGAGCAGTGATCATTAAATAGCTCAAACCTTATCTGAACTTACATAGGCCAGCATGTATTCTTCAAACTCCTGGTAATGTATTTCAAAATCAGCATCGCAGTTGTTGAAAAGTATATTGGCTTGAACTACTCCTTGCGAATTAAATTTAAAGGGTTTAAGTCTGATATTTTCTTGCAGACTCACTCCCTTTCGTCCATAGAGTTTGTACACAGCTTCTTTTGCAGCCCAACATGCATATAGATGTTTCACTTTTTGGTTTGGATCAATAAATTCTTGTTCCTCAGCGCTCAAGAACTTCTTCTCCACTTTTAATATCTTGTCTTTTACCAATTCGATATCAATTCCCACTTTTTTGTTCTTGCTGATCATTACAGCGGCATAATCAAATGAATGACTTAATGAAAAGTGATGAGGAAGATTTACCAAAAAAGGTTTGTGGTGTTCATCTAACCCGGTTTTAATGAAATCGGGCGTGTTAATCAGATTACGTAATAATACACGACTGCTTAACCAATGCAATTCTCGTTTTCCTTTGCCCAAACTTTCATAAACGGCCTTTTCCGTTTCATCTAACTTAAGTTTTGAATAAAGCAGCTCGGCCGGTTCTTCAATCTTCCAAACAGCAAATTCGGTGTCGGTATCAAGGATCTTATGGAGTGTTATTGGCATTGTTTGTTAGTATTACGAGTTGCGGGTTACGAGTTATAGGTTAAAAAGATACACTTTAATTAACTCAAATTATTCTTAATCTACTGTTAGATTTGAGATGAATTATTCCCTTTAATAACTGGTATCTTGGTTTAATTGTTCAGTTTTAACGCTCGGTACGAAATAATAAAAAAAAACTATATTAGCCCACAAAACTCTCATAAATGATTCTTTCTGACAAACGCATTCTCGAAGAAATAGAAAAAGGAACGATTGTAATTGAACCGTACGATCGCAAGTACTTAGGAACAAATTCATATGATGTTCATTTAGGTAAATACCTGGCAACTTATAAGAATCGTGAGCTGGATGCCCGTAAACATAACGAAGTTGAGCACTTTGAGATACCTGAAGAGGGATTTGTGTTGCAACCTAATACACTATATCTGGGTGTAACGCTGGAATATACCGAAACACATGCTCATGTACCTTTTTTGGAAGGTAAATCTAGCACCGGCCGTTTAGGTATCGACATTCATGCAACGGCGGGAAAAGGCGACGTGGGTTTCTGTAATACATGGACGCTGGAAATATCATGTGCACAACCGGTTCGTATATATGCCGGAATGCCAATTGGCCAGTTGATTTATTTTGTAGTGGAAGGTGATGTGGAGAATTTTTACAATAAAAAACAAAATGCAAAATATACAGATCGAACCGTTAAACCGGTAGAATCTATGATGTGGAAAAACAGCTTTTAGTGTTAAATCACTAAAAGCCGTTTTATTTTCTTGATAAACTTGTAAAACTTTATTGTACAGAGTTTTATAATGTTTTTTTTACACTACAACATTTCCCTTCCTGCTTTATTTTTCGTAAATTTTAATTAAGAAATAAGTGATTTAACTTATGGTTTCGAATAACCATGGTTTTTTCCTCTATTCCTGATAGCTCTTGTCAATTCATACGTACTTTTTACTAACCCGTTGACTATGAAAAGGACCCTCTTCTCTGTTTTGTCACTAGCTGGTTTAGCGATCTTAGCTATTGCTTTCCATGTACCAAGCGATGGTGATCCGTTGATCAAAAAAATTGCTAAAAATCTTGAGGAGCTTTACCTGAAAACTCCACAGGAGAAAATATACATTCATTTTGATAAGCCCTATTATGCGGCCGGCGATGATATGTTTTTTAAGGCATACCTGGTTAATGCAAATGATAACACCCCCTCCGAACTGAGTAGGATCATTTATGTGGATATTTTGAACGGAGAGGAACACGTAGTGAAGCAATTACTACTAAAGAAGGACCGCGGTGAGTTTAATGGAACGGTGAAGCTTACAGATTCATTGGCTGAAGGTACTTACCGGCTTCGTGCCTACACTAGCTGGATGAGGAACTTTGGTGAAGAATACTTCTTTACAAAAGAGCTCAAAGTAGGAAATGCGCGACTTACCAATGTGTTTACCACAGTTGATTACGAATATGATAAGGCAACGAAGAATGACGAGGTAATGGCGGTGATAAAATTTGTTGACGAGAAGGGAATGCCTATCAAAAGTAAAAATGTGTCTTATGATGTGATAATGGTGGGTAGATCGGGTACAAAAGGAAAAACAGAAACTAGTGATAATGGGGAGATCAGAATTCCGGTTACAAACTCTAATAATGCTAACTATACACATAAGCGGATTGTGACCACGATTAATTACGATGGACTTCCATTTGTAAAAACATTTTACCTGCCTTATTTTTCATCGGATGTAGATCTGCAATTCTTCCCTGAAGGAGGTTATTTGGTTGAAACTATTCCAAATATTGTAGCCTTTAAGGCAATTGATGTTCATGGAAAGGGTGTTGATGTGGAAGGATTTATTACCGACCAGGATAATAATAATGTAACAGACTTTAAGAGCCGGCATTTAGGAATGGGTAAAATTGCCCTTATTCCTGAGCCTGGCAAGAAATATACAGCACACTTTAAAAATCGCGGTGGTGTCGAACAAACCGTTGCCTTACCGGTGGCCAAAGCCGAAGGCATTGTGCTTAATATCCGAAATCAGACTAAAGATCGCTTGCAGGGAATGATTATCGCTTCCAAAGCATTACAAGATGCCAAAAAAGAAGTGGTTGTTGTCGGACAAGCTTATGGAACCATTTATTATACCGGTAATGAAAAACTGGAAGAGAAAGCTTATCAGATCAATATTCCTAAAGACAGGTTCCCGACCGGAATTGCTCAGATTACCGTTTTTACCTTGGACGGAACCCCTTTGGTTGAGCGCTTAGTGTTTATTAATAAAAATGATGAATTAAAGTTTAATATAAATAGCAGTAAACCTGTTTATACCTCAAGAGAAAAAGTAGATCTGAATATTTCAGTAAAAGATGCCGAAGGAAATCCGGTTCAGGGAGATTTTTCAATTGCAGTAACAGATGACCAATCCGTAACAATCGACAAGCATGATAATAACATTTTGTCGCACTTGCTACTTACCTCAGATTTAAAAGGTACTATTGAAAAACCGGCTTATTACTTTGATGCCAATGAGACCAATGCACCACAAGATCTGGATGTCTTAATGCTCACTCAAGGCTGGAGGCGTTTTGAATGGGGAGATATTGTTGCTGGAAAAGCGCCTGAAACCTCATTCCCAATCGATTTAGGAATGGAAGTATCGGGTAAAATCACTTCTTTGTCAGATAAAACACCTATAAAGAATGGCTCTATTGCTTTTTTCAGTGCTAAAAACAAAGAAATATTTCAAACAGCCAATACAGATGCAAAAGGAGTATTTACTATAAATGGTATTGAATTCCCAGATAGTACAAGATTTATTCTTCAGGCTCGTAATGAAAAGGGAGGTAAAGGAGTTGATATTGAAGTTAATGATCCATTTCATCCTGCTCCTTTAAATCATTTAGTGATTCCTGAAAATGTAAATAATCAAATAGCCAATTATATTAAAGCAAACCGTAAGAAATTTGACTATGATAATGTGAAATATGGCGGTTCTAAAGGCGTTTTATTGAGCGAAGTTGTGGTTAGAAGTACTAAAATAGACCCTAATGAGCCATCAGTAATGAAATTGTACTCACATGCCGACGCTGTTATCACGGCAGATGATATTGCAAAATCATCAGCGATTAGTTCCGGTAATCTATTGGATGCAATTAGGGGTAGAGTTGCTGGAGTGCAAGTGATCGGCAATGATATATTAATTCGTGGTCCGAATACATTGTTTGGAAGCACAAGTCCATTAGTAGTACTTGACGGAACGGAAACAGATGTTGGTTGGTTATCGATGTTAAACCCAAATGATGTTCAATCTGTAGAATTTTTGAAGGGACCAAGTGCCGCTATTTATGGATCCCGGGGCGCAAATGGAGTGGTAGCTGTTTACACTAAACGCGGTAAATTTTTGAGCGGAGCGTATTATAAAAAGGGAATGTTAAGTTTTTACCCTGTAGGTTATCACGTAGCCAAGGCATTTTATGTTCCTAAATACGAACAGGAGAATAAACCAAATATTCCTGACTTCCGCACTACAATTTATTGGAACGGATTGGTGAAAACAAATGCAGATGGTCATGCTTCAGTTTCATTTTTCACCGCTGATAATGCGACCAATTATACCACAATTATTGAGGGTGTTTCTACTAAAGGTAAAGTGGGGCACGGAGTTCATTCAATAACGGTGGTTACGAAGAATCCTTAGAAAACATTAAATAGTAACGATCGAGTAAATTTGCGATCGCCATATCTGCAAGAGGTGTGGCGGTCGCTTTTTATATAGCACATGCCTTGGTTACATCAGTTTTTTGAGTTTGAAAGGAGCATTATAAAATAATGCTGAATGGTTAGATTTAAAAAGAAAAATCCCGCCCTGATTTAACCTGAACGGGATTTTTTATAAGTTTTTAAAAATTAATATTTCGGTGTTGTTCCGGTGTTCCAGAACATGAATGACCAAATGTCGGCAGCTTCATCAATTAATTTCGATGTTGGCTTACCGGCACCATGTCCGGCTTTGGTTTCAATACGAATTAAGACAGGATTATCACCTGATTGTTTTTCCTGCAAGGTAGCTGCAAACTTAAATGAGTGAGCAGGAACTACACGGTCATCATGATCTCCGGTGGTAATCATTGTTGCCGGATAATTTACACCCGATTTGATGTTATGCAGCGGAGAATATTTCAATAGATAATCGAACTGATCTTTTTTCTCACTTGAGCCATACTCAACAGCCCAGCCCCATCCAATCGTAAATTTGTGGTAACGCAGCATGTCTAACACCCCAACAGCCGGAAAGGCAACCTTAAATAAGTCGGGACGCTGAATTTCACAAGCTCCTACCAGCAAGCCTCCGTTAGAGCCACCGGCAATAGCAAGCTTCGAAGGAGAGGTGTACTTCTCTTTAACCAGGTATTCTCCAGCCGCGATAAAGTCATCGAATACGTTTTGCTTATTGCTCAGCATGCCTCCTTTATGCCAGTCTTCTCCATATTCACCTCCGCCACGCAAATTGGCAAGAGCGAACACACCACCATTTTCTAATAGAATTAGGCGAGAAACGCTGAAAGATGGTGTAAGACTGATGTTGAAGCCTCCATAAGCATATAAATAAGTAGGGTTATTTCCGTCTAACTTCAATCCTTTCTTATGAACAATGAACATCGGAACCTTAGTTCCGTCTTTGCTTGTATAGAATACCTGCTTAGTTTCATAATCGGAAGTATTAAATTTTACTTCAGTTTTGCGGAACACCTCAGACTTTCCGGAGGTAACATCGTAACGGTAAATAGCTCCCGGATTGGTAAAGCTGGTGAAGGTGTAGAAAAACTCCTTATCTTCTTTTTTACCCGAAGGTAAGCTAGCCGTTCCTATGCTCTCCAATTTAATTTCTCTGGTCAGCTTTCCTCCCATCTCATATTCATACAATCGAGTACTTGCATCTTTCAGGTAAGAGGCAAACAGTTTACCTCCTCCGGTTGAAACGCTATTTAACAAATCTTTTGACTGAGAAATCACTTCTTTCCAGTTTACAGGATCAGGATTGGTTGGGTCCACGGAAACCAGGCGGAAATTAGGTGCATTGTTATTGGTATGCACCAACAATCGATCGCCAACATTATCGATCACATCGTAATCATATTCAAACCCCTTGAATAATAATTTAAAATCGCCACCTTTTTGCAAGTCTTTGTAATAAACCTCACTTCCGTGTGTGCCTTCTGCAGCTACCACAAACAAGAAACGCTCATCTTCAGTAACGCCGGCTCCGAAGTAGCGTAAAGGATGATCCTTATCTTCAAATACTAATTCGTCTGCCGATTGTGCTGTGCCTAATTTATGGAAGTAAACTTTTTGAAATTGGTTTTGGTTGGAAAACTCCTTGCCTGCAACAGGTTCATCATAACGACTGTAATAGAATCCATCACCTTTCCAGGTTGCTCCCGAGAATTTAACCCATTTGATTACATCACCTGTTGGTTGCTGTGTTGCTACATCAATGACTTTAATTTCTACCCAGTCAGAGCCCGAAGCTGAAGTTCCGATGGCGGCATATTTATTATCTTTTGAAAAGGTAATATTGTTTAATGCTACAGTGCCGTCTGTTGAAAGTTTATTAGGATCGAGGAAGACTTTGGGTTCTCCATTTAGTCCTTTTTGAACATAAAGTACAGCCTGATTTTGCAAGCCATCATTTTTATAGAAAAAGTAATTGTCGCCTTTTTTAAAAGGTGCCGAATATTTCGGATAATTCCAGAGCTCTTTCAGGCGTGCTTTGATCTTATCACGATACGGAATTTGTGAAAGGTAATCTTGTGTAACCTTATTTTCTTTAATCACCCAATCTTTTACAGCTGCTGCAGTATCATTTTCCAACCAACGGTAAGGGTCGGAAATGGTAGTTCCATGGTAATTGTCGGTCGTATTGTCCTTTTGGGTATCGGGGTATTTAAGCATTGCTTTTTGTTGCGCACTCGCCGATACAGCGGCAAAAAGTGCTGTCATTAATAAATAATTTTTCTTCATATAGTTTAAGGGTTGACTAAACGGTTCTAAAATATAGATTATTGACACTTTCACCTATTACTGTAAGGGAAAAGTTACGGCAAGCAATAAAGCGACCCCCTCAACCCTTCTCCACAAGGAGAAGTGGGGTATTATCAGCTTTTTATATTTTATATACCTTTGCAAAAAATTAAACAGACATTTTGGAGGAAAATAAGAAGATTTATTTTGCATCAGATTTTCATTTAGGAGTACCCACTTATGAAAAAAGTCGTGAACGTGAAGATCGTATTGTTCGTTGGCTCGATTCAATAAAGCATGATGCTGCAGAGGTGTTCCTTGTTGGCGATATCTTCGATTTCTGGTTTGAATATAAAACGGTTATTCCTCGCGGTTATGTCCGTTTATTGGGTAAACTGGCAGAGCTGAGTGACAAAGGAATTAAGCTTACCTTTTTTAAAGGCAACCATGATATGTGGATGTTTAAT from Solitalea canadensis DSM 3403 encodes:
- the dnaG gene encoding DNA primase gives rise to the protein MITRETIDRIMDAVDIVEVIGEFVHLKKRGANYVGLSPFANEKTPSFTVSPVKQIFKDFSTGKGGSAVTFLMELEKFSYPEALKWLADKYQIEVEEIKKKENSPENDERESLFIVNEFARNFFAQNLLEREEGINIGQSYFKERGFREETLQKFQLGYCLDKWDDFTQSALKAGYNEEYLVTTGLTIKKEDGKTFDRYKGRVIFPIHSLTGRVIGFGGRVLKTDSKTAKYVNSPESLIYHKSQTLYGIYFAKNKIRDEGNCFLAEGYTDVISLHQSGIENTVASSGTSLTVEQIRLINRFTKNVTILFDGDAAGIKASLRGIDMILEEGLNVKIVLFPDGHDPDSFVKSVGGTAFREYVKEKQQDFILFKTSILLQDAQKDPLKRAEVIRDIIESIAKIPDTIKASVFVSETSRLLQMDEAILMAELNKLKLKGAKNKEKEKEKESTLPPYDPSFGYPPELHGLIDIEPEPEIAADNDDPQEQEIIRMLITYGNEIWEEETTIAQFLIEAIDDIEFGNRLFATVFEEAKFKSGEGELIDDRFFIHHPNNQIRDLAATLLSSPHALSENWEKMHEIEVPDERTKLKQAILSPIYHIKMRKVMRLIKENQEKLKDAKTDDEIIEIQTMHVQLKQVEKSIASELGAVIIK
- a CDS encoding 4'-phosphopantetheinyl transferase family protein; this encodes MPITLHKILDTDTEFAVWKIEEPAELLYSKLKLDETEKAVYESLGKGKRELHWLSSRVLLRNLINTPDFIKTGLDEHHKPFLVNLPHHFSLSHSFDYAAVMISKNKKVGIDIELVKDKILKVEKKFLSAEEQEFIDPNQKVKHLYACWAAKEAVYKLYGRKGVSLQENIRLKPFKFNSQGVVQANILFNNCDADFEIHYQEFEEYMLAYVSSDKV
- the dcd gene encoding dCTP deaminase; amino-acid sequence: MILSDKRILEEIEKGTIVIEPYDRKYLGTNSYDVHLGKYLATYKNRELDARKHNEVEHFEIPEEGFVLQPNTLYLGVTLEYTETHAHVPFLEGKSSTGRLGIDIHATAGKGDVGFCNTWTLEISCAQPVRIYAGMPIGQLIYFVVEGDVENFYNKKQNAKYTDRTVKPVESMMWKNSF
- a CDS encoding TonB-dependent receptor plug domain-containing protein, translating into MKRTLFSVLSLAGLAILAIAFHVPSDGDPLIKKIAKNLEELYLKTPQEKIYIHFDKPYYAAGDDMFFKAYLVNANDNTPSELSRIIYVDILNGEEHVVKQLLLKKDRGEFNGTVKLTDSLAEGTYRLRAYTSWMRNFGEEYFFTKELKVGNARLTNVFTTVDYEYDKATKNDEVMAVIKFVDEKGMPIKSKNVSYDVIMVGRSGTKGKTETSDNGEIRIPVTNSNNANYTHKRIVTTINYDGLPFVKTFYLPYFSSDVDLQFFPEGGYLVETIPNIVAFKAIDVHGKGVDVEGFITDQDNNNVTDFKSRHLGMGKIALIPEPGKKYTAHFKNRGGVEQTVALPVAKAEGIVLNIRNQTKDRLQGMIIASKALQDAKKEVVVVGQAYGTIYYTGNEKLEEKAYQINIPKDRFPTGIAQITVFTLDGTPLVERLVFINKNDELKFNINSSKPVYTSREKVDLNISVKDAEGNPVQGDFSIAVTDDQSVTIDKHDNNILSHLLLTSDLKGTIEKPAYYFDANETNAPQDLDVLMLTQGWRRFEWGDIVAGKAPETSFPIDLGMEVSGKITSLSDKTPIKNGSIAFFSAKNKEIFQTANTDAKGVFTINGIEFPDSTRFILQARNEKGGKGVDIEVNDPFHPAPLNHLVIPENVNNQIANYIKANRKKFDYDNVKYGGSKGVLLSEVVVRSTKIDPNEPSVMKLYSHADAVITADDIAKSSAISSGNLLDAIRGRVAGVQVIGNDILIRGPNTLFGSTSPLVVLDGTETDVGWLSMLNPNDVQSVEFLKGPSAAIYGSRGANGVVAVYTKRGKFLSGAYYKKGMLSFYPVGYHVAKAFYVPKYEQENKPNIPDFRTTIYWNGLVKTNADGHASVSFFTADNATNYTTIIEGVSTKGKVGHGVHSITVVTKNP
- a CDS encoding prolyl oligopeptidase family serine peptidase — its product is MKKNYLLMTALFAAVSASAQQKAMLKYPDTQKDNTTDNYHGTTISDPYRWLENDTAAAVKDWVIKENKVTQDYLSQIPYRDKIKARLKELWNYPKYSAPFKKGDNYFFYKNDGLQNQAVLYVQKGLNGEPKVFLDPNKLSTDGTVALNNITFSKDNKYAAIGTSASGSDWVEIKVIDVATQQPTGDVIKWVKFSGATWKGDGFYYSRYDEPVAGKEFSNQNQFQKVYFHKLGTAQSADELVFEDKDHPLRYFGAGVTEDERFLFVVAAEGTHGSEVYYKDLQKGGDFKLLFKGFEYDYDVIDNVGDRLLVHTNNNAPNFRLVSVDPTNPDPVNWKEVISQSKDLLNSVSTGGGKLFASYLKDASTRLYEYEMGGKLTREIKLESIGTASLPSGKKEDKEFFYTFTSFTNPGAIYRYDVTSGKSEVFRKTEVKFNTSDYETKQVFYTSKDGTKVPMFIVHKKGLKLDGNNPTYLYAYGGFNISLTPSFSVSRLILLENGGVFALANLRGGGEYGEDWHKGGMLSNKQNVFDDFIAAGEYLVKEKYTSPSKLAIAGGSNGGLLVGACEIQRPDLFKVAFPAVGVLDMLRYHKFTIGWGWAVEYGSSEKKDQFDYLLKYSPLHNIKSGVNYPATMITTGDHDDRVVPAHSFKFAATLQEKQSGDNPVLIRIETKAGHGAGKPTSKLIDEAADIWSFMFWNTGTTPKY